A window of Callospermophilus lateralis isolate mCalLat2 chromosome 17, mCalLat2.hap1, whole genome shotgun sequence contains these coding sequences:
- the Rpl17 gene encoding large ribosomal subunit protein uL22, which translates to MVRYSLDPENPTKSCKSRGSNLRVHFKNTRETAQAIKGMHIRKATKYLKDVTLKKQCVPFRRYNGGVGRCAQAKQWGWTQGRWPKKSAEFLLHMLKNAESNAELKGLDVDSLVIEHIQVNKAPKMRRRTYRAHGRINPYMSSPCHIEMILTEKEQIVPKPEEEVAQKKKISQKKLKKQKLMARE; encoded by the exons ATGGTCCGCTACTCTCTTGACCCCGAAAACCCCACAAAAT CATGCAAATCAAGAGGCTCAAATCTTCGTGTTCACTTTAAG AACACCCGTGAAACTGCCCAAGCCATCAAGGGTATGCATATCCGAAAAGCCACCAAGTACCTGAAAGATGTCACATTAAAGAAGCAATGTGTGCCATTCCGGCGTTACAATGGTGGAGTTGGGAGGTGTGCCCAG GCCAAACAGTGGGGCTGGACACAGGGCCGGTGGCCCAAAAAGAGTGCTGAATTTTTGCTGCACATGCTTAAAAATGCAGAGAGTAATGCTGAACTTAAG GGTTTAGACGTAGATTCTCTGGTCATTGAACATATCCAGGTGAACAAAGCACCCAAGATGCGTCGTCGTACTTACAGAGCTCATGGTCGGATTAACCCATACATGAGTTCCCCCTGCCATATTGAGATGATCCTCACTGAAAAGGAACAAATTGTTCCTAAACCAGAAGAGGAGGTTGCACAGAAGAAAAAG ATATCCCAGAAGAAgctaaagaaacaaaaacttatGGCACGGGAATAa
- the C17H18orf32 gene encoding UPF0729 protein C18orf32 homolog, with translation MVCIPCIVIPVLLWIYKKFLEPYIYPMISPFVSRIWPKKAVQESNDKNKGKVDCKGAERNGLPSKGPTGIYDKKKD, from the exons ATGGTGTGCATTCCTTGTATTGTCATTCCTGTTCTTCTCTggatctacaaaaaattcctggaGCCATACATATACCCTATGATTTCCCCCTTTGTTAGTCGAATATGGCCTAAAAAAGCTGTACAAGAATCCAATGATAAAAACAAAGGCAAAGTAGACTGCAAG GGTGCCGAGAGAAATGGATTACCATCAAAAGGACCAACAGGAATCTATGATAAAAAGAAAGACTAA